The nucleotide sequence TCAGGTAAAACGTGTGATCTAGCAGAAATGATCAAGGATCAACTTATACGTAAAATCTACCACGAGAAGGATGCCGATGATGGTTACCGGCTTTTACAGACGGTGCTGGAAAgtgaaacatgtttaatcatAGCTGACGGCCTCGACGAATGGACCCATCCGGAAAACGTAAACTGTACCTGCAACACTGAGGAAAAAGTCATTCCTTTCCGAAATTCGGCCAATAAGGCCACACTCCTCACGACAACGCGTCCCTGGCGACTGTCACAGTTTAGAGTGCAGGATTCAAAGATCgacaaatatcttgaaatagaaGGAGCTGCAGACACAGAGCAACTCGtggaaaatatcatcaacattctTAATGGGGGAAATGAGGATGAACGGACACCAGAGGCTTTCATGGAAATGGCGTGGGAGAAGGATCTTGAAGGATTATTGTCAGCACCTATCAGTATCACCCAGCTCGTGTGCCTGTGGTTCGAGGGCAAATCGTTAACCGAttcaaaatgtgacatttatgcTGGCGTGATAAACATGCTATCATGTAGATGTAGTTATATGCAACGGAAGCATAAAATTCCGAAAATTGAACTGCCATCTGTATTAAACGAACATGAATGCTTCGTGACAAATCCCATGGTTTATCTTGCGCTGGCAAAGTTAGCATACACAACTTTGTATTCAGAGTGCAGAGATTCGTCTGTTGTTTTCAGCGACAAAACAGTCAACGCTTTGTTAAGCAGGGAGCAGGTTGAATTTGCATTGAAGTCTGGCTTACTCACGGAGAAGAAATCCAACTCATTGATCAAGAGATCATCTCACTTTTcattctttcataaaacacttcaagaGTTTTTAGCGGCTcttcatttatgtttgaatgaaaacgACTTCAGTCAGCTATCAAACAAGTACGAACACGATAATAAGGAAAATATCTTGGGAGAtgtttttcagacatttattttcatatgtggaATGAAGCCCGAGCTCGGTGTACAAATGTCTTCATGGATAAAAAGTTCTAGACCACCATACCGACCATCAATCGACTATGAAGAGGCTAGACTACTTCAGCACCTGATTCTCTCCGGACTCCGTGAAGCCAGGGCGAACAACTATGGTGACATACCGCTCTATCTCGCACACTTCGAGATTGATGAGAGTGACGAGGATGTCGTAGTGTTAAAAAAGCTGATGATGATAAACAAGGAACGTATTCAGTCACTAGACATCAGTGAATGCAATGATCAAATTAATGGGGAAGAGCTGCAGGAGGTGATCACATCCTCCTCCGACTCCCTCATAGCAGTGAAACTGTTGTACCGTGAAGGGCAGTATGACCTGTCCCAGTGTCACAGGCTGGAATATCTGTGGATAGATGGAGACAATACAACACGTGTGCAGGTTGATCcaacaaatattacaacatGTGACTTATATGGTGTATCATCgaatgttgaaatgtacatatttagattatttaaaCACGATCAAAGGTGGAGTAAACTACAACGTGTTAAGTTAGATAGAGTTAAGAATGTCCAGTTACTTGTGGATACACTACTAAGTTTCCCTCAGTTACAACGCCTTCACATAGAGAATACAGATCTAGGTGAGCTCCACCTCCTTCCTCCAGCCTCCATCACCGATATTACACTATTTGATGTGACAATGACAGCGGAGGCGGTGCGGAGTCTGATAGAGACGATGAAGAACATACCACACGCCATTACATGCTACATGGGGTCCTGCACGGTGGAACCTGCCAGTGAGATGAAAGACATCCGAGAACATATGGAGAGTTCGCCGTCATTCGAGGTTCTCATGTTTCACGATAGGAGTGAAGGGCTTCATTTCAGATTCaccaaaatgtgaacaataagTTAAATGTTAGCATCGATTATGGGAAttcatatttgatgaaaaacagtgaaacgatcaatggggaagtgtcattctatttatagatatgTATGTCACTTTTTCCAGGAACTAATTATTATCAACCACTTTCTATGTGTATTCAgttaatttgatttatgttgtGTATTTATTTGCATCCAAAAATAGATTTAACTGTACACAGCAATGTCGTTGGGGCTggtgttattaaatatatcgAACTTGGatgaaaactttctttttatacgcccgaagggtcgtattatgttatggcctccatcgtctgtccgtccgtctgtctgtctgtccgtccgttagcaattccgtgtccgggccataacttggtaactaataaagcgattttcaaataactttatgcaaatcatcactacattaaaaggatgtgtcgcgcgcaatttccaggtccatacctcaaagactagaatcaccatgggggtgcgttagcaaatccgtgtccgggccacaacttggtcactaataagtcattttcaaataactttatacaaagcatcattacattaaaaggatgtgtcgcgcgcaatttccaggtccatacctcaaacactagaatcaccatggggggggggcgttagcaattctgtgtccgggccacatctttgttactcgtccgttagcaattccgtgtccaggccataacttggtaactaataaagcgattttcaaataactttatacaaatcatcactacatttaaaggacctcaagccgaatcttcttcgggcgtataatgctccgtttcgcggtgctcttgtttaattataacACAACAGTCCGTAATCAACACGTGCAATAGTCGGTTCAACTTgatggacatttttttaaaagaatcccTCAATAAATCAACTAATGTCCTAGTTTAATGtgatatcatttgataaatgttaagTACTTACTTCGCTAAGAGATTATTAATTGATATGgaatatttaacttatttctttattcacaatggcatTCTAGCTCAGCTGTTTTTTATATTCTGTATTATAGAAATGTATCAATAACACgttgacttttttaatttttattatctattacataaattttacattattataatgCTATCTACAAAACTATGATatcatttatgcaccagtcaattgtaaccacggccatcaggtccgggggtataccggggaaaggCGGGGAAATTGGCCgcgtttttaccttccaggtggccctgcagtgccgtgtgagtgcggtggttttgtcttcgcgccaaatatagcgaggaattggccttacctagggtgCCTGGGGTGCGAGGGCATTAAACGGGGACCTTACCAGCAATTCGTCCCCGCaagacggggattttacccgggcttggcaggaacgaaagtcaaagtccccgctattccccggacctgggggaggggcgtagttataattgactggtgcattatcgacaaatgcttcaaaggaaatacccaaacaataaacacattgaGTTACCTAAATAATAGAATATACAATGCCCTATTATTAAACATGTCACACAATTGGAGTATTATTGAAGAAgatatgaataaatgttgaaaatattgtttgatttgtatttaatatgatgaggatgaaaatgtgtttaaatgatgagttggatgatgatgatgatgatgatgatgatgatgatgatgatgatggtggtggtggtggtggtggtggtggtggtggtggtggtgacaaTGACGACTACAACCACTGCGACGatgtcgatgatgatgatgatgaaaatgacgaCGACAACGATGTAGACGTCAGTgattatggtggtggtggttgtgacgctgatgataatgatgatgatgtgatagtgatgatgatgatgacgacggcGGCGGcgatggtggtgctggtggtggttgtgttgatgatgatgataatgattataatgataatgattatgatgatgatactgGTGATGGTGACGACGGCGACTacaacgacgacgatgatgataatgatggtattgttgttggtggtgatggtggtgggatgatgatgatgatgatgaagatgatgataaGCTAATAGTATATGACTAAGAAGTCAAATTTAAGGCTGGATAATAAATGTTGACTTTATCTTGAAGTAAGATACGTAAAAATTATACAACACACTCATGATGTTGGCATAAGAAGTacgttatatcaaaataatcatgcaaggcaaagtatttcttatttaagCAAAAGTcagtaaaagtgtttttgtcTACAAATACACACTTTACAGTAGTAGATTTTAGCAGGCTCCGAAATGCATCTGATAGcattaatatgaatatatattttggtgacTGTCGGACACATCTATAACCAGACCATTTCACTACCAGAAGGCGGGCACATCTATcaccttactactatttacgaggtctatctcgtagcttgccggagatggccgagttgttacgattgaccTGGCGTCAAACCACACAAATTGCAGACACAGCCATCGGCGTAGCTCCAATAGGCAcggtaggcccgggcctacacTTCGTttccaaaaaatgaaaaatacaaaacgtccGAATCTGCTATAAAAACTGCAAGGTAAGGGGGTGACAGCTTAATTAACATTCAACTAAACACTACAGGTTAACTaagcatatttttcaaataagtaaaGTGGCCATTTTTTAAGAAGGTCgaacgtttaaagctgcactctcacagagttaccgttttggcaactttttttatttttttttgtcttggaatgagtcaatttttgggtaaatatctgcaaacatgCGATAAAAGAccactgacaaaagatcagatcgcagatcttcatatttccgttcgaaaattaaggTTTAATGGCTAAAggcgttactaacagtttaagaaaaatgcataaaacatcaattttttaactaaaatatgaaaatctgcgatctgaaaTTTTGTCTTATATCACacgtttccatgcattttcgcataaattggctcgttccaagacaaacaataaaacagttgtcaaaacgttcaatctgtgagagcgcagctttaacaTATCGATTTGATAATACTTTGACAGCAACCGCCAAGCGCACTATTTCAATGATTGTCTGTTTAACTCGGTTTCGTTTACAGATATAAAGTTGCGAAGCGgaagtttattttgaatgtcattcaaCATGTTTTCCCCTTACCCCGACCTGGAGATTCCGATGTATCGTGGAATGATACCTTTAAAAACTCAGACTTTGTACAGCATTTATGTAATCGATAACGCTACACTATTCTTCAGTTCATTAATAATCAATCCCTCCTTTTCTTTTATCACAATTGCCAATTCACCTTTTCATCCGTCAAGCAaagtgtataaatatatactatgtTATACTGTTTGTTTGCCCTTCCGTTGTCGTCCATGCGCTCGAAAAGCTCCACAAAATGGTTACGTCAAAGCCAGCGATCAGCTCCTATCCTGGAGAATGAAGAGCGCTTTTAGGCTCTGTGGTTATTCCGACCAAATTTGAAGGTCTCCAGCCGGCCAATGTGGACAGGATAATGTACATTATGTGCAGATACTGCTGACCATGCCTGCCACATCCGCCTCATGTGAGCGCTCCTTCAGTTCCATGAGCCGTATCAAGACATACATCAACTCTACAATAATCGGCGGAGGCTATCCTCACTTGGCGTCCTCCATAGTCATCGAGATGTTGAGATAGACatacataaaatcataaacacatTTGCCTCAGTCAAATGCAGGAAATTGGATTTCATTTGAAGACCTCTATATATCGTCATAAACAAAACCAACTAGACACGCTTATTTAACCATTACATACGTATTTTCTATTTTGGAGTTTATTTTAACAAGTTCGTATCAAagttttgtatttcagttatGTTATTGTACGTGATGAGTAAGCCAACAATAAAGTTTAGTGAAGTGCTATATAAAGCTTATTTTGATGACTTAAAAGGCTCCAGATATACGCCAAAACGCACCATATTGGATCTAGAGTAAATGAAAATCCCGGGGGAGGCGCCCCGAACCTTCCTACAAAGTGGGCCTATACTTTTTAATGGgccaagctacgcccctgacagcCAACGTTCTTCAAGAACCTTATACACTGTTCCATgtcaattattatcatttagtATAAAACAGTTTAgtcatatcattttattctttCAATTTGACcgttttataaataagaaacatcaacactataaatgtatacttatagcAATTCACCGATTTCCAAAGCTTCATCGGTTAGGCATaacccattgcgtcatcggt is from Mya arenaria isolate MELC-2E11 chromosome 9, ASM2691426v1 and encodes:
- the LOC128246604 gene encoding uncharacterized protein LOC128246604 encodes the protein MASYRELLGNEEAQNWVKAALALNITKEGLKGLVDDVLTCVHQDIYSTVRTSKGLSSGAACAHCFTENVLKCPTRGICTSTRNCRFHNCPQKLYAPCPNGICEGVRDEIVKHHRFSGPSWKNTNADKWSTIPWEIGKCFLPPDGYNTVSSIKDSDFNGVISVMINCEDFKTKLSFNVATQQNLLTEVRDIGRRVRHSHDQRVKDTELVDFLFKLRTLLEDKTELINRSEAQHAVDQLKKLQTDDFKISAENEGEILKEGLRLRLANHYRTTLADMPISPILGEKNAKLRKFYVAPKIVEKDHRKIGKIDNKESGKDVAKFSDVFLKEDQLLRNVFLVGEPGNGKSTFSVMCALDWTHQYLPAEENVGIKTSYVDPEFFKEFAFLFRVTLRDSGKTCDLAEMIKDQLIRKIYHEKDADDGYRLLQTVLESETCLIIADGLDEWTHPENVNCTCNTEEKVIPFRNSANKATLLTTTRPWRLSQFRVQDSKIDKYLEIEGAADTEQLVENIINILNGGNEDERTPEAFMEMAWEKDLEGLLSAPISITQLVCLWFEGKSLTDSKCDIYAGVINMLSCRCSYMQRKHKIPKIELPSVLNEHECFVTNPMVYLALAKLAYTTLYSECRDSSVVFSDKTVNALLSREQVEFALKSGLLTEKKSNSLIKRSSHFSFFHKTLQEFLAALHLCLNENDFSQLSNKYEHDNKENILGDVFQTFIFICGMKPELGVQMSSWIKSSRPPYRPSIDYEEARLLQHLILSGLREARANNYGDIPLYLAHFEIDESDEDVVVLKKLMMINKERIQSLDISECNDQINGEELQEVITSSSDSLIAVKLLYREGQYDLSQCHRLEYLWIDGDNTTRVQVDPTNITTCDLYGVSSNVEMYIFRLFKHDQRWSKLQRVKLDRVKNVQLLVDTLLSFPQLQRLHIENTDLGELHLLPPASITDITLFDVTMTAEAVRSLIETMKNIPHAITCYMGSCTVEPASEMKDIREHMESSPSFEVLMFHDRSEGLHFRFTKM